In one window of Ignatzschineria indica DNA:
- the aroE gene encoding shikimate dehydrogenase, whose protein sequence is MQNNQKKLAVIFGNPVAQSKSPEMQMQFGKNVDIELNYLKVLTTLPQFETSLREWIGKGIVGANITVPFKEVVMPYCDRLTIEAEEAKAVNTIRIEKDGSITGHNSDGIGLLRDITEIKGIDITGKRILVLGAGGAVRGILGPLLSHKPASLIITNRTFSKAKMLAGEFSHLGEIKAVERDDLMGSFDLIINGTSASLQNEFPPLPAGVISSHTIGYDLVYGDQPTIFMEYLLSEGGRAAYDGLGMLIEQGVYAFEFWFGKRPSIEGVLEIFGRASYAPFYDQ, encoded by the coding sequence ATGCAAAATAATCAAAAGAAGTTGGCAGTTATTTTTGGTAATCCCGTTGCACAATCAAAATCACCAGAGATGCAGATGCAATTTGGAAAAAATGTCGATATTGAGCTCAATTATTTAAAAGTATTAACAACGCTTCCTCAATTTGAGACAAGTTTGAGAGAATGGATCGGGAAGGGGATTGTAGGTGCAAATATTACCGTGCCCTTTAAAGAGGTTGTGATGCCCTATTGTGATCGCTTAACAATTGAGGCGGAAGAGGCGAAGGCAGTTAATACGATTCGTATCGAGAAAGATGGTTCGATTACAGGTCATAATAGTGATGGGATCGGACTGCTAAGAGATATTACAGAGATCAAGGGGATCGATATTACCGGTAAGCGCATCTTGGTATTAGGTGCTGGCGGAGCGGTTAGAGGGATTTTAGGGCCGCTTTTAAGTCACAAGCCCGCATCACTCATCATCACGAATCGCACTTTTTCTAAAGCGAAAATGTTAGCAGGAGAGTTTTCCCATTTAGGAGAGATTAAGGCCGTAGAGCGAGATGATTTGATGGGGAGTTTTGATCTGATTATTAATGGGACAAGTGCCTCTTTACAAAATGAGTTCCCGCCACTACCTGCCGGCGTGATCAGCTCTCACACTATCGGTTATGATCTTGTTTATGGTGACCAGCCAACCATTTTTATGGAGTATCTTCTCTCGGAAGGGGGGAGAGCGGCTTATGATGGATTAGGGATGCTCATTGAGCAGGGGGTTTACGCATTTGAGTTTTGGTTTGGTAAGCGCCCTAGCATTGAGGGGGTGCTAGAAATTTTTGGGCGTGCTTCTTACGCCCCCTTTTATGATCAATAG
- the trxB gene encoding thioredoxin-disulfide reductase, with product MSRQHHPLVILGSGPAGYTSALYAARANLKPVVITGMQMGGQLTTTTDIDNWPGGAEGLTGPQLMDQMREHCERFGTEILFDHIQQVDLSQRPFLLEGDNGSYSCDALIIATGASAKYLGLPSEAQYLGRGVSACATCDGFFYRDQEVVVVGGGNTAVEEALYLSQIAAKVHLVHRRDTFRAEKILIDRLYRNVEAGKIELHLDQTLEEVKGDDAGVTGVVLKSTKDESTKELAVPGVFIAIGHAPNTEIFAGQLEMRNGYIIVQSGIDGNATSTSVAGVFAAGDVMDSNYRQAITSAGTGCMAALDAERYLDSL from the coding sequence ATGAGTAGACAACACCATCCTTTAGTGATTTTAGGATCTGGACCGGCAGGCTATACCTCTGCACTCTATGCTGCACGTGCTAACCTTAAACCTGTGGTGATTACTGGTATGCAGATGGGCGGGCAGTTGACGACCACTACCGATATTGATAATTGGCCAGGTGGCGCTGAGGGGTTAACGGGTCCTCAATTGATGGATCAGATGCGCGAGCATTGTGAGCGCTTTGGTACAGAGATCCTCTTCGATCATATTCAACAGGTTGATCTTTCTCAACGTCCTTTTCTCTTAGAGGGGGATAATGGTAGCTATAGTTGTGATGCATTGATTATCGCAACGGGAGCATCCGCTAAATATTTAGGACTTCCCTCTGAAGCGCAATATCTTGGGCGCGGCGTTTCTGCTTGTGCAACTTGTGATGGCTTTTTCTATCGAGATCAAGAAGTTGTGGTTGTCGGTGGTGGAAATACCGCTGTTGAAGAGGCGCTCTACTTAAGTCAGATTGCGGCAAAAGTTCATCTTGTTCATCGTCGCGATACCTTCCGTGCTGAAAAGATCTTAATTGATCGCCTTTACCGTAATGTCGAAGCGGGGAAAATAGAATTACATCTTGATCAGACCTTAGAAGAGGTTAAGGGTGATGATGCTGGCGTGACGGGAGTCGTTCTAAAATCAACGAAAGATGAATCGACCAAAGAGCTTGCGGTACCGGGGGTCTTTATCGCTATTGGTCATGCGCCTAATACTGAAATCTTTGCAGGGCAACTTGAGATGAGAAATGGTTATATCATTGTTCAATCAGGAATTGATGGTAATGCTACTAGTACCTCTGTTGCTGGTGTTTTTGCTGCTGGGGATGTGATGGATTCAAATTATCGTCAAGCAATTACATCTGCGGGAACGGGCTGTATGGCTGCACTTGATGCGGAGCGTTATCTCGATTCCCTCTAG
- the ubiB gene encoding ubiquinone biosynthesis regulatory protein kinase UbiB, with protein sequence MIARSLRMIQIWWIFLRFGLYDLAFMMPGLRHLRFLKPLLSLFNAHKGTALPVRIRLALEQLGPTFIKLGQALSTRYDLLDREIVVELVKLQDQVKPFPTDVLIDIIERSFDKPLMEIFKEFDEVPMAAASIAQVHSALLHNGQEVVVKVVRPDIQKVIKRDIAIMEVLAFMIERYYPDGKRLRPVEIVEEHAKTILNELDLTIEAANGAQLRENFRDSKILYVPEIYLDYVRKNVLVMERISGVPVGDIATLKELGVNIPLLAQRSVDIFFTQVFEHSFFHADMHPGNIFVDVSNPADPTYIALDFGIIGTLNEEDQHYLASNFLAFFNRDYLKVAELHVESGWVPPDTSVGDFEAVIRSLCEPIFNKPLKDISFGAFLLSLFQTARRFKMEMQPQLMLLQKTLFAIEGLGRELYPELDLWATAKPYLVEFVKKKRGPKAIVSRYRRDIPIWIEQLPDLMQNGQLTLQQAAKGKLKVNLADNEWTRLAKLEHDSTIRRIYGGIGAVFLLALLLKFEESSLWMILSLGGASLLFLYLALKKRNH encoded by the coding sequence ATGATTGCTCGTAGTTTGCGAATGATTCAGATTTGGTGGATCTTTTTACGCTTTGGCCTCTATGATCTTGCCTTTATGATGCCGGGATTGCGTCATTTGCGTTTTCTTAAGCCTCTACTCTCCCTCTTTAATGCACATAAGGGAACAGCGTTACCGGTTCGCATTCGTCTAGCATTAGAGCAGTTAGGGCCCACCTTTATTAAGTTAGGTCAAGCTCTCTCAACACGCTACGATCTGCTCGATCGGGAGATTGTTGTCGAGCTTGTAAAACTACAGGATCAGGTTAAACCTTTTCCGACAGATGTCTTAATCGATATTATTGAGCGCTCTTTTGATAAGCCTTTAATGGAGATCTTTAAAGAGTTTGATGAAGTGCCGATGGCCGCCGCTTCTATTGCACAAGTCCATAGTGCGCTATTGCATAATGGGCAAGAAGTTGTGGTAAAAGTTGTTCGTCCTGATATTCAGAAGGTGATCAAACGCGATATTGCGATCATGGAGGTGTTAGCCTTTATGATAGAGCGTTACTATCCTGATGGTAAGCGTCTGCGTCCTGTTGAGATTGTTGAGGAGCATGCAAAAACTATTCTCAATGAGCTTGATCTAACGATTGAAGCGGCTAATGGGGCGCAATTGAGGGAGAACTTTCGGGATTCTAAGATTCTTTATGTGCCGGAGATCTATCTCGATTATGTGCGTAAAAATGTCTTGGTTATGGAGCGCATTTCAGGGGTGCCTGTTGGCGATATTGCAACGTTAAAGGAGCTTGGTGTCAATATTCCGCTTCTAGCGCAGCGTAGTGTCGATATCTTCTTCACCCAAGTCTTTGAGCATAGTTTTTTCCATGCAGATATGCATCCTGGCAATATCTTTGTCGATGTGAGTAATCCCGCTGATCCAACCTATATCGCGCTTGATTTTGGTATTATCGGCACTCTAAATGAAGAGGATCAGCACTACTTAGCAAGTAACTTTTTAGCTTTCTTTAATCGAGATTATCTAAAGGTTGCTGAGCTGCATGTTGAATCGGGCTGGGTTCCTCCCGATACTTCTGTGGGAGATTTTGAGGCAGTGATTCGCTCTCTTTGTGAGCCGATCTTCAATAAGCCCTTAAAAGATATCTCATTTGGTGCCTTTCTTCTCTCCCTTTTTCAAACGGCGCGTCGCTTTAAGATGGAGATGCAGCCTCAATTGATGCTATTGCAAAAGACCCTCTTTGCAATCGAGGGATTAGGGCGAGAACTCTATCCTGAGCTCGATTTATGGGCAACAGCAAAACCTTATTTAGTGGAGTTTGTGAAGAAGAAGCGGGGGCCCAAAGCGATTGTATCCCGTTATCGTCGAGATATCCCGATCTGGATAGAGCAATTGCCTGACCTGATGCAAAATGGTCAGCTAACGTTACAGCAAGCGGCAAAAGGGAAGTTGAAGGTCAATTTAGCAGATAATGAGTGGACTCGTTTGGCTAAATTAGAGCATGATTCAACTATCCGGAGAATCTATGGCGGTATCGGTGCAGTCTTTCTTTTAGCACTTTTATTAAAATTTGAGGAGAGTTCGCTCTGGATGATTCTCTCATTGGGGGGCGCATCATTACTCTTTCTCTATTTAGCATTGAAGAAGAGAAACCATTAG
- a CDS encoding polyamine ABC transporter substrate-binding protein produces MKKLKLATLLSLGFLFGSHTVNAQEVRVYNWTDYIDPELITEFTDKTGIKVIYDTFDSNEVLLAKTLTGNSGYDIVVPSDYTLIYMVQADAVQKIDRDKLKNIDNIWPFVEERLDELPGAIEYSVPYMWGTTGIAYNVNKVKELVPDAPLDSMELLFNPEYASKLASCGIYIVDSPSEFYPMVMRYLGLPAESTSDEDLAKANEVLQAIRPYITKFHSSEYINAMANGDACLSLGWSGDLYLAKARAKEANAGVEIEYFIPKEGGLLWFDQLAILKDAKNVDEAYAFIDYLLDAKVNARAADYVEYATSNEAAFEFVDQDLLNDPTLYPSKEQLELLNVKQPYTQREQKKLMRDWLRIKAQR; encoded by the coding sequence ATGAAAAAACTTAAGCTTGCAACTCTTTTATCCTTAGGGTTCTTATTTGGTAGTCATACCGTTAATGCGCAGGAGGTTCGTGTCTATAACTGGACAGATTATATCGATCCTGAGCTGATTACTGAATTTACAGATAAGACCGGCATCAAGGTGATTTATGACACTTTCGATAGTAATGAAGTGCTTTTGGCAAAAACATTAACAGGAAACTCAGGTTACGATATTGTGGTACCTTCTGATTACACTTTAATCTATATGGTACAAGCAGATGCAGTTCAGAAGATTGATCGTGATAAACTTAAAAATATCGACAATATCTGGCCCTTTGTGGAAGAGCGGTTAGATGAGCTTCCCGGGGCGATAGAGTATTCAGTTCCCTACATGTGGGGAACAACGGGAATTGCCTACAACGTCAATAAAGTTAAAGAGTTAGTGCCAGACGCACCATTAGATTCAATGGAGCTTCTCTTTAATCCAGAATATGCTTCAAAATTGGCAAGTTGTGGTATCTATATTGTTGACTCCCCGAGTGAGTTTTACCCGATGGTGATGCGCTATTTAGGGCTACCGGCAGAGAGTACATCTGATGAAGATTTGGCTAAAGCGAATGAGGTATTACAAGCTATTCGTCCTTATATCACTAAGTTTCACTCCTCTGAATATATCAATGCGATGGCCAATGGCGATGCTTGCTTATCACTCGGTTGGTCAGGAGATCTCTATCTAGCAAAAGCAAGAGCAAAAGAGGCGAATGCCGGTGTTGAGATTGAGTATTTTATTCCTAAAGAGGGTGGGCTTCTTTGGTTTGATCAGCTTGCAATCTTAAAAGATGCTAAAAATGTTGATGAGGCATACGCTTTTATCGACTATCTTTTAGATGCGAAAGTGAATGCACGCGCGGCAGATTATGTGGAATATGCCACTTCTAATGAGGCGGCCTTTGAGTTTGTTGATCAGGATCTGCTTAACGATCCGACGCTCTATCCTTCAAAGGAGCAATTGGAGCTTCTTAATGTGAAGCAGCCTTACACTCAACGGGAACAGAAAAAATTGATGCGTGATTGGTTAAGAATTAAAGCGCAACGTTAA
- the mutL gene encoding DNA mismatch repair endonuclease MutL yields MSRRIAKLAPHVINQIAAGEVVERPASIVKELVENSIDAGATEITIDIKSGGIDHIIVQDNGHGIAKDDLNLALSSHSTSKIRSSEDLIEVSTLGFRGEALPSIAAVSRLTLISRERGAEYAYRVDGKGDDLGEEPMPASLLEGTRIEVKDLFFNVPARRKFLRTERTEYSHIETLVKRLALIRYDIAFTLIHNGREQFSLHRAETLEEKQNRIAAVFNQEFLAESFHFSHTKKIPLDDYDTTRTLTIEGWLAKPTFFRNNNDWQYVYVNGRMVKDRLVAHAIRQAYRDVMYSDKHPVFVIYLTLDPAAVDVNAHPQKHEVRFRESRMVHNFLFSTLNHVISQPEVLEGHESLPVVATLEDEGSKGFSSSVSSGSSIASSGQKGFSFGAPPAKSYKPVNLYEAIGASTEHLTPLTGSAEASYGVSAGSNGELQSGGDLVKLNASQEEQAAGLDPDEAPLGYALGQLHEAYILAENRQGLVLVDMHAAHERIIYERFKNAIATEEGIIRQALLIPKPIDVSSHEIALVEEFQKELQDLGLIIEVLSHNSIVVREVPASLIRADIEKLVIEVLHDFDQYGSSQKITEHLNEILSTMACHSAIRHHRRLTLPEMNALLRDMERTERAGQCNHGRPTWRTLALTDLDKLFFRGE; encoded by the coding sequence ATGAGTCGACGTATTGCTAAATTAGCACCTCACGTCATCAATCAGATTGCAGCAGGAGAGGTGGTTGAGAGGCCCGCTTCTATTGTGAAAGAGTTGGTCGAAAATAGTATTGATGCCGGAGCAACTGAAATTACCATCGATATTAAGAGTGGTGGAATCGATCATATTATTGTTCAAGATAATGGTCATGGGATTGCCAAAGATGATCTTAATTTAGCATTGTCGAGTCACTCCACAAGTAAAATTCGTTCATCAGAAGATTTGATAGAAGTTTCAACTTTAGGATTTCGTGGAGAGGCACTCCCGAGTATAGCGGCGGTTTCACGTCTAACATTGATATCACGAGAGCGTGGTGCTGAATATGCTTATCGTGTTGATGGAAAAGGGGATGACCTAGGGGAGGAACCAATGCCGGCCTCTCTCTTAGAGGGGACTCGAATTGAAGTGAAGGATCTCTTTTTTAATGTGCCGGCAAGACGTAAATTTCTTCGAACTGAGCGAACAGAATATAGCCATATTGAGACCTTAGTGAAGCGTTTAGCCCTGATTCGTTATGATATTGCATTTACCTTAATCCATAATGGTCGAGAGCAATTTTCATTACATCGAGCAGAGACCTTAGAGGAGAAGCAAAATCGCATTGCTGCAGTATTTAATCAGGAATTTTTAGCAGAGAGTTTTCATTTTAGCCATACAAAGAAGATCCCTCTCGATGATTATGATACCACTCGTACTTTAACGATAGAGGGTTGGTTAGCAAAACCGACATTTTTTCGCAATAACAATGATTGGCAATATGTCTATGTGAATGGACGTATGGTGAAAGATCGCCTGGTAGCGCATGCAATTCGACAAGCTTATCGTGATGTGATGTATAGCGATAAGCACCCTGTATTTGTTATCTACTTAACGCTCGATCCGGCAGCAGTGGATGTGAATGCTCACCCTCAAAAACATGAGGTAAGGTTTCGGGAATCAAGAATGGTGCATAACTTTCTCTTTAGCACGTTGAATCATGTTATCTCTCAACCTGAGGTTTTAGAGGGGCATGAGAGTCTCCCTGTCGTTGCCACGTTAGAGGATGAGGGCTCAAAGGGGTTCTCGTCATCAGTATCATCAGGGTCATCAATAGCTTCTAGCGGTCAGAAAGGTTTCTCTTTTGGTGCGCCTCCGGCAAAGAGTTATAAACCGGTCAATCTTTATGAGGCGATTGGCGCATCGACAGAGCATTTGACACCTTTAACAGGAAGTGCTGAAGCATCTTATGGCGTGAGTGCCGGCAGTAATGGAGAGCTTCAATCAGGGGGTGATTTAGTAAAATTGAACGCCTCTCAGGAAGAGCAAGCAGCAGGGCTCGATCCTGATGAAGCGCCTTTAGGCTATGCATTAGGACAGTTGCATGAGGCTTATATCTTGGCAGAAAATCGACAGGGACTCGTGCTTGTCGATATGCATGCAGCGCATGAGCGAATTATCTATGAACGATTTAAGAATGCGATTGCTACAGAAGAGGGGATTATTCGTCAAGCACTCTTGATTCCAAAGCCGATCGATGTCTCAAGTCATGAGATTGCGTTAGTTGAAGAGTTTCAAAAAGAGCTACAAGATTTGGGGTTAATCATTGAGGTTTTAAGCCATAATAGTATCGTGGTGCGAGAAGTGCCGGCAAGCCTGATTCGTGCGGATATTGAGAAGTTGGTGATAGAGGTTCTTCACGATTTCGATCAATATGGATCTAGTCAAAAAATTACAGAACATCTCAATGAGATCCTCTCTACGATGGCTTGTCATAGCGCTATTCGCCATCATCGGCGTTTAACATTGCCGGAGATGAATGCATTACTGCGTGATATGGAGCGTACTGAGCGCGCAGGTCAATGCAATCATGGAAGACCGACATGGCGCACCTTAGCCTTAACAGATCTCGATAAACTCTTTTTTAGAGGGGAGTAA
- a CDS encoding c-type cytochrome yields the protein MKKLALAAILAVSTMGVSMADVDSEQVIDYRQAAFKVAGWNMGILGGMLKGEIEYNPEEAVAAAKRINEMAKAVGATFVDGTYEGSNASPKIVEERADFDKKLAAFIQESDVMVEAAGEKKTLAAQMGKLGGTCKSCHDSYKVD from the coding sequence ATGAAAAAATTAGCACTTGCTGCGATCTTAGCAGTATCAACGATGGGCGTTTCTATGGCAGATGTCGATAGCGAACAAGTGATCGATTATCGTCAAGCTGCATTTAAAGTTGCAGGTTGGAATATGGGCATTCTCGGTGGAATGTTAAAAGGTGAGATTGAGTATAATCCAGAAGAGGCAGTTGCAGCAGCTAAGCGTATCAATGAGATGGCAAAAGCAGTTGGTGCGACCTTTGTTGATGGAACTTATGAAGGCTCAAATGCTAGCCCAAAAATTGTTGAAGAGCGCGCAGATTTTGATAAAAAATTAGCAGCATTTATTCAAGAGAGTGATGTGATGGTTGAAGCAGCTGGAGAGAAGAAGACTTTAGCGGCACAAATGGGTAAATTAGGTGGTACCTGTAAATCATGTCACGATAGTTATAAAGTCGATTAA
- a CDS encoding phosphoglycerate kinase: MKFNTLESLDLAGKRVLVREDLNVPIHNGEITSDARLVAALPTIEAILEKGGAVMVMSHLGRPTEGEESEEFSLAPAAVWLSERLGKPVTLVKNWINGVEIQPGEVKLLENVRFLKGEKANDDALSQKMANLCDVYVMDAFATAHRKAASTYGVGMLAKESAAGLLLEKELTALTKAISHPESPMVAIVGGAKVSTKLTVLNALLDKVDQLITGGGITNTLLLAKGYKVGKSLVEKDLVPEAKKLLKRAEEEGKEIPLPIDVVVGTEFSAEAKAEVKGIDEVGPDDMIMDIGPKTSELYQQILMKAKTIVWNGPVGVFEFENFADGTKALGEAIAKSDAFSIAGGGDTVAAIETFGLTDQISYISTGGGAFLELLEGEVLPAIEMLEKRAK; the protein is encoded by the coding sequence ATGAAATTTAATACATTAGAGAGTTTAGATTTAGCGGGTAAACGAGTCTTAGTACGTGAAGATCTTAATGTTCCCATCCATAATGGCGAGATCACCTCTGATGCCCGTTTAGTGGCAGCTCTCCCGACGATTGAAGCAATTTTAGAGAAGGGCGGAGCTGTGATGGTGATGTCACACCTTGGTCGACCAACAGAAGGAGAAGAGAGTGAAGAGTTTTCACTAGCGCCGGCTGCCGTTTGGTTATCTGAGCGCCTTGGTAAGCCGGTGACACTTGTTAAAAACTGGATCAATGGGGTAGAGATTCAACCGGGTGAAGTGAAATTATTGGAAAATGTTCGCTTCCTCAAAGGTGAAAAAGCAAATGATGACGCACTCTCTCAAAAGATGGCCAATCTTTGTGATGTCTATGTGATGGATGCTTTTGCAACTGCTCATCGTAAGGCCGCTTCAACCTATGGTGTGGGAATGCTTGCAAAGGAGAGTGCCGCAGGATTACTCTTAGAGAAGGAGTTAACAGCATTAACGAAAGCGATTAGCCATCCAGAGAGCCCGATGGTAGCGATTGTGGGTGGTGCAAAAGTTTCCACCAAATTAACCGTTTTAAATGCACTCTTAGATAAGGTTGATCAATTGATTACCGGTGGGGGTATTACTAATACGTTGCTTTTAGCGAAAGGCTATAAAGTTGGAAAAAGCTTAGTAGAGAAGGATCTTGTTCCAGAGGCGAAAAAGCTTCTTAAACGTGCAGAAGAAGAGGGGAAAGAGATCCCATTACCTATCGATGTTGTTGTAGGAACGGAGTTCTCTGCAGAAGCAAAAGCAGAGGTAAAAGGCATTGATGAGGTAGGTCCAGATGATATGATTATGGATATTGGCCCCAAAACAAGTGAGCTCTACCAGCAAATTTTAATGAAAGCGAAAACAATCGTCTGGAATGGTCCTGTAGGTGTATTTGAGTTTGAAAACTTTGCCGATGGAACAAAAGCTTTAGGAGAAGCAATTGCGAAGAGCGATGCTTTCTCAATTGCCGGCGGTGGTGATACGGTTGCAGCAATTGAGACGTTTGGGTTGACCGATCAGATCTCCTATATCTCCACTGGTGGGGGTGCTTTCCTTGAGTTGTTAGAAGGGGAAGTCCTACCTGCGATTGAAATGTTAGAAAAGCGAGCAAAATAA
- the bamC gene encoding outer membrane protein assembly factor BamC yields MKSSQVNPLEYPPTLVKQTETNVEAATTLQEYRAYQKRAASKVLPTAGESITFIESEGGRRWINTGHTPDFVWQQVHQLLRQLGLEIESQSPEAGLIETKWAENQADVPEGFIRGLIKRVASNLLGSSSRDKFKIRLEREGDRTLIFVTHYAMKDEATGNDDQFHRWVDAPKDPELEAEFIARLAARLGGDGSTAMGKQGLPVTDREGLQLIIKNRSQDVVWEQVANILDDGVKYNVLEQYADLNTLRVGRTVKKRRFWFFSQNDPEGEVYYIRINPVGEDQTQIDVLPVLTLNHLEEMMEKVQTGLK; encoded by the coding sequence TTGAAATCATCGCAAGTTAATCCTTTAGAGTATCCACCAACATTGGTTAAACAGACTGAGACGAATGTTGAAGCAGCAACGACACTGCAAGAGTATAGAGCTTATCAAAAACGGGCAGCTTCGAAGGTATTGCCAACTGCGGGTGAGAGCATTACATTTATCGAGTCAGAAGGTGGTCGTCGCTGGATCAATACAGGGCATACGCCAGATTTTGTTTGGCAGCAGGTTCACCAGCTCTTAAGACAATTAGGATTAGAGATTGAATCTCAAAGTCCTGAAGCTGGTCTTATTGAGACTAAGTGGGCAGAGAATCAAGCAGATGTGCCGGAAGGATTTATCCGAGGCTTAATTAAACGAGTTGCAAGTAATCTATTAGGCTCCTCATCGAGAGATAAATTCAAGATTCGTTTAGAGCGGGAAGGAGATCGAACGCTGATTTTTGTGACACACTATGCGATGAAAGATGAAGCAACTGGAAATGATGATCAATTCCATCGATGGGTAGATGCTCCTAAAGATCCTGAACTGGAGGCGGAATTTATTGCACGCCTTGCGGCAAGATTAGGAGGTGACGGTAGCACCGCTATGGGAAAGCAGGGGCTTCCCGTCACTGATCGGGAAGGGTTACAACTTATCATTAAAAATCGCTCACAAGATGTTGTATGGGAGCAGGTGGCTAATATCTTAGATGATGGGGTCAAATATAATGTATTAGAGCAATATGCGGATCTTAATACATTGCGTGTTGGGCGAACGGTTAAAAAGCGTCGGTTTTGGTTCTTTAGCCAAAATGATCCCGAAGGTGAAGTCTATTACATACGGATCAATCCCGTGGGTGAAGATCAAACACAGATCGATGTCTTACCTGTGTTAACGCTCAATCACCTCGAAGAGATGATGGAAAAGGTACAGACAGGATTGAAGTAG
- the dapA gene encoding 4-hydroxy-tetrahydrodipicolinate synthase: protein MFGGSIVAIVTPMFPDGRIDYDSFEKLVEFHIENKTDAIVAVGTTGESATINFDEHREVVKRVVGYVRGRVPVIAGTGGNSTEEAIRLTHWAAEDGADACLLVAPYYNKPPQEGLYQHFKLIAETVDIPQILYNVPGRTASDILPDTVEKLANLKNIVAIKEASTFERVEQLVRRVGDKIDILTGEDGIAAKCVLAGAKGVISVTANIVPLMMHEMMEAALAGDEQRAYEINDKIKELHHVLFLEANPIPVKWALQQMNRIHAGIRLPLVPLDKQYHLTVREAMKGAGLL, encoded by the coding sequence ATGTTTGGTGGTAGTATTGTCGCGATAGTCACCCCGATGTTTCCGGATGGTCGTATTGATTATGATTCATTTGAAAAATTGGTTGAATTTCATATTGAAAATAAGACAGATGCGATTGTTGCGGTAGGTACAACAGGAGAGTCTGCGACAATTAACTTCGATGAGCATCGTGAGGTTGTCAAACGAGTTGTTGGTTATGTTCGTGGGAGGGTTCCTGTGATTGCAGGAACAGGTGGCAATTCTACAGAAGAGGCGATTCGCTTAACCCATTGGGCAGCTGAAGATGGTGCCGATGCTTGTCTCTTAGTTGCGCCTTACTACAATAAGCCACCACAAGAGGGACTCTATCAACACTTTAAGTTGATTGCCGAGACTGTAGATATTCCACAAATTCTCTACAATGTACCGGGGCGTACAGCATCTGATATTTTGCCAGATACTGTTGAAAAATTAGCAAATCTTAAAAACATTGTTGCGATTAAAGAGGCGAGTACTTTCGAGCGTGTAGAGCAATTAGTTCGTCGCGTAGGTGATAAGATCGATATCTTAACTGGAGAAGATGGTATCGCTGCTAAGTGTGTATTAGCCGGGGCAAAAGGGGTGATCTCTGTTACGGCAAATATTGTGCCATTAATGATGCATGAGATGATGGAAGCGGCTTTAGCAGGGGATGAGCAACGCGCTTATGAGATCAATGATAAGATCAAAGAGCTTCATCATGTCCTCTTTTTAGAGGCAAACCCAATCCCTGTAAAATGGGCACTTCAGCAGATGAATCGTATCCATGCCGGAATCCGACTCCCCTTAGTTCCGCTCGACAAGCAGTATCATCTAACAGTACGTGAAGCGATGAAGGGTGCAGGACTTCTATAA
- the ubiE gene encoding bifunctional demethylmenaquinone methyltransferase/2-methoxy-6-polyprenyl-1,4-benzoquinol methylase UbiE gives MSEEKTHFGYQTVDRDEKEAKVAEVFHSVASRYDVMNDVMSFGIHRLWKNSALSLSGARKGQKVLDLAGGTGDLTKRLSKRVGSEGLVVLSDINESMLEEGRKRLINEGIVGNVEFKQINAEEIPFEDATFDLVTIGFGLRNVTDKMKALKEMRRVLKPGGRLLVLEFSKPVVPGLATVYDFYSFQIIPRMGHLIASDGDSYRYLSESIRMHPPQEELRDMMLEAGFDEVDYKNLTGGIVAIHRGFVY, from the coding sequence ATGTCGGAAGAAAAAACCCATTTTGGTTATCAAACCGTAGATCGTGATGAGAAAGAGGCTAAGGTGGCGGAGGTTTTCCACTCAGTTGCTAGCCGTTACGATGTGATGAATGATGTGATGAGCTTTGGTATTCACCGCTTATGGAAAAATAGTGCGCTCTCATTATCAGGCGCTCGTAAGGGGCAGAAAGTTCTTGATCTTGCTGGAGGTACGGGAGACCTAACAAAGCGTTTGAGTAAGCGTGTTGGCTCGGAGGGATTGGTGGTTCTCTCTGATATTAATGAGTCGATGTTGGAAGAGGGGCGTAAGCGTCTTATCAATGAAGGGATTGTTGGAAATGTTGAATTTAAACAGATCAATGCTGAAGAGATCCCCTTCGAAGATGCTACCTTTGATCTTGTGACAATCGGTTTTGGTCTTCGCAATGTGACCGATAAGATGAAGGCTTTAAAAGAGATGCGCCGGGTCTTAAAGCCGGGGGGCCGACTCTTGGTATTAGAGTTTTCTAAGCCGGTTGTTCCTGGATTGGCAACTGTTTATGACTTCTACTCATTCCAAATTATTCCTAGAATGGGGCACTTGATCGCAAGTGATGGTGATAGCTATCGTTACCTCTCTGAGTCGATCCGGATGCATCCGCCGCAAGAAGAGTTGCGCGATATGATGCTAGAAGCAGGTTTTGATGAGGTTGATTATAAAAACTTGACTGGCGGTATTGTTGCGATTCATCGAGGATTTGTCTATTAG